One segment of Streptomyces bathyalis DNA contains the following:
- a CDS encoding response regulator transcription factor: MTQTQSNNASSTTTPGAQRRILVVEDDPTIVDAIAMRLRAEGFQVQTAGDGPAAVDTAEAWQPDLIVLDVMLPGFDGLEVCRRVQSQRPVPVLMLTARDDETDMLVGLGVGADDYMTKPFSMREVAARVHVLLRRVERATLAAHTPRSGILRLGELEIDHSQRRVRVTGEDVHLTPTEFDLLVCLAHSPRAVLSREQLLAEVWDWADASGTRTVDSHIKALRRKIGAERIRTVHGVGYALETPSSGSNSANAASGAEGGGYPASATDGS, encoded by the coding sequence ATCACACAGACACAAAGCAACAACGCGTCCTCGACGACAACCCCTGGCGCGCAGCGCCGAATCCTGGTCGTCGAGGATGATCCCACCATCGTGGACGCCATCGCGATGCGGCTGCGCGCCGAGGGATTCCAGGTCCAGACGGCGGGCGACGGTCCTGCCGCCGTCGACACTGCCGAAGCCTGGCAGCCGGATCTCATCGTGCTCGATGTGATGCTGCCGGGCTTCGACGGTCTGGAGGTCTGCCGGAGGGTGCAGTCCCAGCGTCCGGTCCCCGTGCTGATGCTCACGGCGCGGGACGACGAGACCGACATGCTCGTCGGCCTCGGAGTCGGCGCGGACGACTACATGACGAAGCCGTTCTCCATGCGCGAGGTCGCCGCCCGGGTGCACGTACTGCTGCGCCGCGTCGAGCGCGCCACCCTCGCCGCGCACACACCGCGCAGCGGCATACTCCGCCTCGGCGAGCTGGAGATCGATCACTCGCAGCGCCGGGTCCGGGTCACCGGTGAGGACGTGCACCTCACGCCCACCGAGTTCGACCTGCTGGTGTGTCTCGCGCATTCCCCGCGGGCCGTCCTCTCGCGCGAGCAGCTGCTGGCCGAGGTCTGGGACTGGGCGGACGCCTCCGGCACGCGCACCGTCGACAGCCACATCAAGGCCCTGCGCCGGAAGATCGGCGCGGAGCGCATCCGTACGGTGCACGGCGTGGGCTACGCGCTCGAGACGCCGTCGTCGGGCTCCAACTCGGCGAACGCGGCGTCCGGCGCGGAGGGCGGCGGCTACCCGGCGTCGGCCACGGACGGCTCCTGA
- a CDS encoding spermidine synthase, with protein MPQQHSHTTPHNSATPGGHAPIDDGAGGPVVLDRRDGPHGEVVLRQHGQLLQIIANGTFLMDTSDGRSERLLVRAALEELRRGAHRRPPRLLIGGLGVGFSLAAAADEPAWGRITVVEREEAVIDWHREGGPLSRLSARALRDPRTEIVHADLLGHLGGGERFDALCLDIDNGPDWTVTEDNGSLYSPAGLAACSASLAPGGVLAVWSAQASPTFEDALRNAGFRRIRTEEIPVIRGVPDVVHFATKPA; from the coding sequence ATGCCCCAGCAGCACAGCCACACCACCCCTCACAACAGCGCCACCCCCGGCGGTCATGCCCCGATCGACGACGGCGCCGGGGGACCCGTCGTCCTCGACCGCCGCGACGGGCCCCACGGCGAGGTCGTGCTGCGGCAGCACGGGCAGCTGCTCCAGATCATCGCCAACGGCACCTTCCTCATGGACACCTCCGACGGGCGTTCCGAGCGCCTCCTCGTACGGGCCGCCCTGGAGGAGCTGCGCCGCGGAGCGCACCGTCGGCCTCCCCGGCTGCTCATCGGCGGCCTCGGCGTCGGTTTCTCGCTCGCGGCGGCCGCGGACGAGCCGGCGTGGGGCCGCATCACCGTCGTCGAGCGCGAAGAGGCGGTCATCGACTGGCACCGGGAGGGCGGGCCCCTCTCACGGCTGTCGGCGCGGGCCCTTCGCGACCCGCGCACCGAAATCGTGCACGCCGACCTATTGGGCCACCTCGGCGGGGGCGAGCGGTTCGACGCGCTGTGCCTGGACATCGACAACGGCCCGGACTGGACCGTCACGGAGGACAACGGCTCCCTCTACTCCCCCGCAGGGCTCGCTGCCTGCAGTGCCAGCCTGGCGCCCGGCGGCGTACTGGCCGTGTGGTCCGCACAGGCCTCCCCGACATTCGAGGATGCATTGCGGAATGCCGGATTCCGACGAATTCGCACAGAAGAGATCCCCGTTATCCGAGGCGTCCCCGACGTGGTCCACTTCGCAACCAAACCGGCATAG
- a CDS encoding multifunctional oxoglutarate decarboxylase/oxoglutarate dehydrogenase thiamine pyrophosphate-binding subunit/dihydrolipoyllysine-residue succinyltransferase subunit, which yields MSSQSPNSSSVSTQQDGQGSDPAAVFGPNEWLVDEIYQQYLQDPNSVDRAWWDFFADYKPGAEATGAVGEPAAAPTTPPSAAAGTSGVAAGPAHAAPAKPAEAPAPAKPAQAKPAQAKPAQSKPAAKAAPAKQAQAKPAQAKKPAQPAQGGEAGAEAEQPSGPEYVQMRGPSAAVAKNMNASLELPTATSVRAVPVKLLFDNRIVINNHLKRARGGKVSFTHLIGYAMVQALKAMPSMNYSYTEKDGKPTLVKPDHINLGLAIDLVKPNGDRQLVVAAIKKAETLTFFEFWQAYEDIVRRARQNKLTMEDFSGVTCSLTNPGGIGTVHSVPRLMPGQGLILGVGAMEYPAEFQGTSQDTLNRLGVSKVMTLTSTYDHRVIQGAASGDFLRIVSKLLLGEERFYDEIFKALRIPYEPVRWNQDIDASHDDDVTKAARVFDLIHSYRVRGHIMADTDPLEYKQRKHPDLDITEHGLTLWDLEREFAVGGFANKSMMKLRDILGVLRDSYCRTTGIEYMHIQDPKERKWIQDRVERSHSKPERDEQLRILRRLNAAEAFETFLQTKYVGQKRFSLEGGESVIPMLDAVLDAAAESRLDECVIGMAHRGRLNVLANIVGKSYAQIFREFEGNLDPKSMHGSGDVKYHLGAEGTFTGLDGEQIKVSLTANPSHLEAVDPIVEGVSRAKQDIIGKGGTDFTVLPVQLHGDAAFAGQGVVAETLNMSQLRGYRTGGTVHIIVNNQVGFTAAPESARSSMYSTDVARMIEAPIFHVNGDDPEAVVRVARLAFEYRQAFNKDVVIDLICYRRRGHNETDNPQFTQPLMYNLVDKKRSVRKLYTESLIGRGDITLEEAEQALQDFQGQLEKVFTEVRDAANAPAPAEVPQPEAEFPVHVETGVGQEVVKRIAESQVNIPDHVTVHPRLLPQLQRRAAMIEDDTIDWGMGETLAIGSLLMEGTPVRLSGQDSRRGTFGQRHAVLLDQSTGNDYTPLLYLSEDQARFNVYDSLLSEYAAMGFEYGYSLARPEALVMWEAQFGDFANGAQTVIDEFISSAEQKWNQTSGVTLLLPHGYEGQGPDHSSARIERFLQLCAQNSMTVAMPSLPSNYFHLLRWQVHNPHHKPLVVFTPKSMLRLKAAASKTSEFTEGGFRPVIGDGSVDPSDVRKVVFCSGKVYYDLDAERQKRGLTDTAIIRLERLYPLPGAEIQAEMARYSGAEKFVWAQEEPANQGAWPFIALNLVDHLDLIIGSEPVPNADRLRRVSRPSSSSPAVGSGKRHQEEQQQLIREVFDL from the coding sequence GTGTCGTCACAGTCCCCCAACAGCTCGAGCGTCTCGACCCAGCAGGACGGTCAGGGAAGCGATCCCGCCGCCGTGTTCGGGCCAAACGAGTGGCTCGTCGACGAGATCTACCAGCAGTACCTCCAGGACCCGAACTCGGTAGACCGAGCCTGGTGGGACTTCTTCGCCGATTACAAGCCCGGTGCCGAGGCCACGGGAGCCGTGGGAGAACCCGCGGCGGCCCCGACCACACCGCCGAGCGCCGCAGCAGGCACTTCGGGAGTGGCCGCGGGTCCGGCGCACGCAGCGCCGGCGAAGCCCGCCGAGGCCCCTGCACCCGCGAAGCCCGCACAGGCCAAGCCCGCGCAAGCCAAGCCCGCGCAGAGCAAGCCGGCCGCGAAGGCCGCGCCGGCCAAGCAGGCACAGGCCAAGCCCGCACAGGCCAAGAAGCCCGCACAGCCCGCGCAGGGCGGCGAGGCCGGCGCCGAGGCGGAGCAGCCCTCCGGTCCGGAGTACGTGCAGATGCGCGGCCCCTCCGCGGCCGTCGCGAAGAACATGAACGCCTCGCTGGAGCTGCCGACCGCCACGTCGGTCCGCGCCGTCCCGGTGAAGCTGCTCTTCGACAACCGCATCGTCATCAACAACCACCTCAAGCGCGCCCGCGGCGGCAAGGTGTCCTTCACGCACCTGATCGGCTACGCCATGGTGCAGGCGCTGAAGGCGATGCCGTCGATGAACTACTCCTACACGGAGAAGGACGGCAAGCCCACGCTGGTCAAGCCCGACCACATCAACCTGGGCCTGGCCATCGACCTGGTGAAGCCGAACGGCGACCGCCAGCTCGTCGTCGCCGCGATCAAGAAGGCCGAGACGCTCACCTTCTTCGAGTTCTGGCAGGCGTACGAGGACATCGTCCGCAGGGCCCGGCAGAACAAGCTGACGATGGAGGACTTCTCCGGCGTCACCTGCTCGCTGACCAACCCGGGCGGCATCGGCACCGTTCACTCCGTGCCGCGGCTGATGCCCGGCCAGGGTCTGATCCTTGGCGTCGGCGCGATGGAGTACCCGGCCGAGTTCCAGGGCACCTCGCAGGACACCCTCAACCGGCTCGGCGTCTCCAAGGTGATGACGCTGACCAGCACCTACGACCACAGGGTCATCCAGGGCGCCGCCTCCGGCGACTTCCTGCGGATCGTCAGCAAGCTGCTGCTCGGCGAGGAGCGCTTCTACGACGAGATCTTCAAGGCGCTGCGCATCCCGTACGAGCCGGTGCGCTGGAACCAGGACATCGACGCCTCCCACGACGACGACGTCACCAAGGCCGCCCGCGTCTTCGACCTGATCCACTCCTACCGGGTGCGCGGCCACATCATGGCCGACACCGACCCGCTGGAGTACAAGCAGCGCAAGCACCCCGACCTGGACATCACCGAACACGGGCTCACGCTGTGGGACCTGGAGCGGGAGTTCGCGGTCGGCGGCTTCGCCAACAAGTCGATGATGAAGCTGCGCGACATCCTCGGCGTCCTGCGCGACTCCTACTGCCGCACCACCGGCATCGAGTACATGCACATCCAGGACCCGAAGGAGCGCAAGTGGATCCAGGACCGGGTCGAGCGTTCGCACTCCAAGCCGGAACGTGACGAACAGCTGCGCATCCTGCGCCGGCTGAACGCCGCCGAGGCGTTCGAGACGTTCCTGCAGACCAAGTACGTCGGCCAGAAGCGCTTCTCGCTGGAGGGCGGCGAGTCCGTCATCCCGATGCTGGACGCCGTACTGGACGCCGCCGCGGAGTCCCGCCTGGACGAGTGCGTGATCGGCATGGCCCACCGCGGCCGGCTGAACGTGCTGGCCAACATCGTCGGCAAGTCCTACGCGCAGATCTTCCGGGAGTTCGAGGGCAACCTCGACCCGAAGTCGATGCACGGCTCCGGCGACGTGAAGTACCACCTGGGCGCCGAGGGCACCTTCACCGGTCTGGACGGCGAGCAGATCAAGGTCTCGCTGACCGCCAACCCCTCCCACCTGGAGGCCGTCGACCCGATCGTCGAGGGTGTCTCGCGCGCCAAGCAGGACATCATCGGCAAGGGCGGTACGGACTTCACGGTCCTGCCCGTGCAGCTGCACGGAGACGCCGCCTTCGCGGGCCAGGGCGTCGTGGCCGAGACGCTGAACATGTCGCAGCTGCGCGGCTACCGCACCGGCGGCACGGTGCACATCATCGTCAACAACCAGGTCGGCTTCACCGCGGCGCCCGAGTCGGCGCGCTCGTCGATGTACTCCACCGACGTGGCCCGGATGATCGAGGCACCGATCTTCCACGTCAACGGCGACGACCCGGAGGCCGTCGTCCGCGTGGCGCGGCTGGCCTTCGAGTACCGGCAGGCGTTCAACAAGGACGTCGTCATCGACCTGATCTGCTACCGGCGCCGCGGGCACAACGAGACCGACAACCCGCAGTTCACGCAGCCGCTGATGTACAACCTGGTCGACAAGAAGCGCTCGGTGCGCAAGCTCTACACCGAGTCCCTCATCGGCCGCGGCGACATCACGCTGGAGGAGGCCGAGCAGGCGCTGCAGGACTTCCAGGGCCAGCTGGAGAAGGTCTTCACCGAGGTGCGGGACGCCGCGAACGCGCCCGCCCCGGCCGAAGTCCCGCAGCCCGAGGCCGAGTTCCCTGTGCATGTCGAGACCGGCGTCGGCCAGGAGGTCGTCAAGCGGATCGCCGAGTCGCAGGTCAACATCCCCGACCACGTCACCGTCCACCCGCGGCTGCTCCCGCAGCTCCAGCGGCGTGCGGCGATGATCGAGGACGACACGATCGACTGGGGCATGGGCGAGACCCTGGCCATCGGCTCGCTGCTGATGGAGGGCACGCCGGTGCGGCTGTCCGGTCAGGACTCCCGCCGCGGCACGTTCGGCCAGCGGCACGCGGTGCTGCTCGACCAGAGCACCGGCAACGACTACACGCCGCTGCTGTACCTCTCCGAGGACCAGGCCCGCTTCAACGTCTACGACTCGCTGCTGAGCGAGTACGCGGCGATGGGCTTCGAGTACGGCTACTCGCTGGCCCGTCCCGAGGCGCTGGTGATGTGGGAGGCGCAGTTCGGCGACTTCGCCAACGGCGCGCAGACGGTCATCGACGAGTTCATCAGTTCCGCCGAGCAGAAGTGGAACCAGACCTCCGGTGTGACGCTGCTGCTGCCGCACGGTTACGAGGGCCAGGGCCCGGACCACTCCTCGGCCCGCATCGAGCGGTTCCTCCAGCTGTGCGCGCAGAACAGCATGACCGTCGCGATGCCGTCGCTGCCGTCGAACTACTTCCATCTGCTGCGCTGGCAGGTCCACAACCCGCACCACAAGCCGCTGGTCGTCTTCACCCCGAAGTCGATGCTCCGGCTGAAGGCGGCCGCGTCGAAGACCTCCGAGTTCACCGAAGGCGGCTTCCGTCCGGTCATCGGCGACGGCTCGGTCGACCCCTCCGACGTCCGCAAGGTCGTCTTCTGCTCCGGCAAGGTCTACTACGACCTCGACGCCGAGCGGCAGAAGCGGGGTCTGACGGACACCGCGATCATCCGGCTCGAGCGGCTCTACCCGCTGCCCGGCGCGGAGATCCAGGCCGAGATGGCCCGCTACAGCGGTGCGGAGAAGTTCGTCTGGGCACAGGAGGAGCCGGCCAACCAGGGTGCGTGGCCGTTCATCGCGCTCAACCTGGTGGACCACCTGGACCTGATCATCGGCTCCGAGCCGGTCCCCAACGCGGACCGTCTGCGCCGGGTCTCGCGCCCGTCGTCCTCCTCCCCCGCCGTCGGCTCCGGCAAGCGGCACCAGGAGGAGCAGCAGCAGCTGATCCGGGAGGTCTTCGACCTCTGA
- a CDS encoding HAMP domain-containing sensor histidine kinase produces MRRRWEPVWVGWLDRIWEGLRPLDPYRSVKAALGALVIVSVVITTLLALFAVNSATELLVITIISIIASLLITQFVAQSLTAPLDEMTDAARAMADGDYSRRVRGDRRDEFGELAETFNQMAADLEAVDQHRKELVANVSHELRTPIAALRAVLENVVDGVSDSDPETMRIALQQTDRLGRLVEHLLDLSRLDNGVVPLHSRRFEVWPYLAGVLKEANMSKGQGHSRTDVHLHLDVSPPELTAYADAERLHQVVANLIDNAVKHSPPHGRVTVRARPGVTPESLEVEVLDEGPGIPESERAHVFERFNRTKAAEASSQRGAGDGGTGLGLAIARWAVDLHGGWIRVAESPRGCRIQVTLPGVEEMQG; encoded by the coding sequence CTGCGCCGGCGCTGGGAGCCCGTCTGGGTGGGCTGGCTGGACCGGATCTGGGAGGGGCTGCGCCCCCTCGACCCGTACCGCTCGGTGAAGGCGGCACTGGGCGCGCTGGTGATCGTCTCCGTGGTGATCACCACGCTGCTCGCGCTGTTCGCGGTCAACTCGGCGACCGAGCTGCTCGTGATCACCATCATCTCGATCATCGCCTCGCTGCTGATCACCCAGTTCGTGGCGCAGTCGCTCACGGCCCCGCTGGACGAGATGACGGACGCGGCCAGAGCCATGGCCGACGGCGACTACTCGCGCCGCGTGCGCGGTGACCGCAGGGACGAGTTCGGCGAGCTGGCCGAGACCTTCAACCAGATGGCCGCCGACCTGGAGGCCGTCGACCAGCACCGCAAGGAACTGGTCGCCAACGTCTCGCACGAGCTGCGCACGCCCATCGCGGCCCTGCGGGCGGTGCTCGAGAACGTCGTGGACGGGGTCTCCGACTCCGATCCCGAGACGATGCGCATCGCCCTGCAGCAGACGGACCGCCTGGGCAGGTTGGTGGAGCACCTGCTCGACCTCTCCCGGCTGGACAACGGCGTCGTCCCGCTGCACTCGCGGCGGTTCGAGGTGTGGCCGTATCTGGCGGGCGTGCTCAAGGAAGCCAACATGAGCAAGGGGCAAGGGCATTCGCGTACGGACGTCCATCTGCACCTCGATGTCTCCCCGCCCGAACTGACGGCCTATGCCGACGCCGAGCGGCTGCACCAGGTCGTCGCCAACCTCATCGACAACGCGGTCAAGCACAGCCCGCCGCACGGACGCGTCACGGTCCGCGCACGCCCGGGTGTGACGCCGGAGAGCCTCGAAGTGGAGGTACTCGACGAGGGGCCCGGCATCCCCGAGTCGGAGCGCGCACACGTCTTCGAGCGCTTCAACCGTACGAAGGCCGCGGAGGCGTCCTCGCAGCGGGGCGCCGGCGACGGCGGCACGGGGCTGGGCCTGGCGATCGCACGCTGGGCCGTCGACCTGCACGGCGGCTGGATCAGGGTCGCGGAGTCGCCTCGCGGCTGCCGCATCCAGGTCACTCTTCCGGGCGTGGAGGAGATGCAGGGCTGA
- the lon gene encoding endopeptidase La, which translates to MASTSTPLTLPVLPLDDEVVLPGMVVPLDLSDSEVRGAVEAAQAAATGKDKPEVLLVPRVEGTYGEIGVLGRVEQVGRLADGDPGALIRGRQRVRVGAGTSGPGAALWVEGVLIEEPETADDAGDAGESGDAGPGVGELMTEYKALAADWLRKRGAWQVVDRLQQIDDPGRLADNAGYSPFLSTEQKITLLETLDPLERLRLAVKTLRDQAAEQDVAESIAKDVQEGVDKQQREFLLRRQLDAVRKELAELNGDPEDEGEDYRARVEAAALPEHVHKAALKELEKLERASDQSPEGGWIRTWLDTVLELPWNERTEDAYDIGGAQAVLDADHAGLQDVKERITEYLAVRKRREERGLGVVGGRRGGAVLALVGPPGVGKTSLGESVARAMGRKFVRVALGGVRDEAEIRGHRRTYVGALPGRIVRAVKEAGSMNPVVLLDEVDKLGADFRGDPSSALLEVLDPAQNHTFRDHYLEVELDLSDVVFLATANVMEAIPEALLDRMELVQLDGYTEDEKVTIARDHLLPRQLERTGLAADEVLLEDGALRRLAGEYTREAGVRNLERSVARVLRKVAAQHELGERELPFTVGADELRSLIGRPHHTPESAQDPAERRTSVPGVATGLAVTGAGGDVLFVEASLADPETGGSGLTLTGQLGDVMKESAHIALSYLRSRGAELELPVADLKDRGIHLHVPAGAVPKDGPSAGITMTTALASLLSGRQVRTDVAMTGEVSLTGRVLPIGGVKQKLLAAHRAGVTTVVIPKRNEPDLDDVPEEVLEGLDVRPLSDIRQVLELALTPAESGCLDAGREFPVAA; encoded by the coding sequence ATGGCTTCGACGTCCACACCGCTCACCCTGCCCGTGCTGCCCCTTGATGACGAGGTCGTGCTCCCGGGAATGGTGGTGCCGCTGGACCTGTCAGACAGCGAGGTCCGGGGTGCGGTGGAGGCTGCCCAGGCCGCCGCCACCGGAAAGGACAAGCCCGAGGTGCTGCTGGTGCCCCGGGTCGAGGGCACGTACGGGGAGATCGGCGTGCTCGGCCGTGTCGAACAGGTCGGGCGCCTGGCCGACGGCGATCCCGGAGCCCTCATCCGCGGCCGGCAGCGGGTGCGCGTCGGCGCCGGCACGAGCGGCCCCGGCGCGGCCCTGTGGGTGGAGGGTGTCCTCATCGAGGAGCCCGAGACGGCCGATGACGCCGGGGACGCCGGGGAGAGCGGCGATGCCGGACCGGGCGTCGGCGAGCTGATGACCGAGTACAAGGCGCTCGCCGCGGACTGGCTCCGCAAGCGCGGGGCATGGCAGGTCGTGGACCGGCTCCAGCAGATCGACGACCCCGGCCGCCTCGCGGACAACGCCGGATACTCACCGTTCCTGTCCACCGAGCAGAAGATCACGCTCCTGGAGACCCTCGACCCGCTGGAGCGGCTGCGCTTGGCCGTGAAGACGCTGCGTGACCAGGCCGCCGAGCAGGACGTGGCGGAGTCGATCGCGAAGGACGTCCAGGAAGGCGTCGACAAGCAGCAGCGTGAGTTCCTGCTGCGGCGCCAGCTCGACGCCGTGCGCAAGGAGCTCGCCGAGCTGAACGGCGACCCCGAGGACGAGGGCGAGGACTACCGCGCCCGTGTCGAGGCCGCGGCCCTGCCCGAGCACGTGCACAAGGCCGCGCTCAAGGAGCTGGAGAAGCTGGAGCGCGCCTCCGACCAGTCGCCGGAGGGCGGCTGGATCCGCACATGGCTCGACACCGTCCTCGAACTGCCCTGGAACGAGCGCACCGAGGACGCCTACGACATCGGCGGCGCCCAGGCCGTACTGGACGCCGACCACGCCGGTCTGCAGGACGTGAAGGAGCGCATCACCGAGTACCTCGCGGTGCGCAAGCGGCGCGAGGAGCGCGGCCTCGGGGTCGTCGGCGGCCGCCGCGGCGGCGCGGTGCTGGCGCTGGTCGGGCCGCCCGGGGTCGGCAAGACCTCCCTCGGCGAATCCGTCGCGCGTGCCATGGGACGCAAGTTCGTCCGCGTCGCGCTCGGCGGTGTCCGCGACGAGGCGGAGATCCGCGGTCACCGGCGCACGTACGTCGGTGCGCTGCCGGGCCGCATCGTGCGCGCCGTGAAGGAGGCCGGCTCGATGAACCCGGTCGTCCTCCTGGACGAGGTGGACAAGCTCGGCGCCGACTTCCGGGGCGACCCGTCCTCGGCGCTGCTGGAGGTCCTCGACCCGGCGCAGAACCACACCTTCCGGGACCACTACCTGGAGGTCGAACTCGACCTGTCGGACGTGGTCTTCCTCGCCACCGCCAACGTGATGGAGGCGATCCCGGAGGCGCTGCTGGACCGCATGGAGCTCGTGCAGCTCGACGGCTACACCGAGGACGAGAAGGTCACCATCGCCCGTGACCACCTGCTGCCCCGCCAGCTGGAGCGGACCGGCCTCGCGGCCGACGAGGTCCTGCTGGAGGACGGCGCGCTGCGCAGGCTCGCCGGCGAGTACACGCGTGAGGCGGGCGTGCGGAACCTGGAGCGTTCGGTCGCCCGGGTGCTGCGCAAGGTCGCGGCCCAGCACGAGCTGGGGGAGCGCGAGCTGCCCTTCACCGTCGGCGCGGACGAGCTGCGCTCGCTGATCGGCCGTCCGCACCACACCCCCGAGTCCGCTCAGGACCCGGCGGAGCGGCGTACGTCCGTGCCGGGCGTGGCGACCGGGCTCGCGGTGACGGGCGCGGGCGGCGACGTGCTCTTCGTCGAGGCGTCGCTCGCCGACCCCGAGACGGGCGGCTCCGGACTGACCCTCACCGGCCAGCTCGGTGACGTGATGAAGGAGTCCGCGCACATCGCCCTGTCGTATCTGCGCTCGCGCGGCGCCGAGCTGGAGCTGCCGGTGGCCGATCTGAAGGACCGGGGGATCCACCTGCACGTGCCGGCCGGTGCCGTGCCGAAGGACGGCCCCAGCGCGGGCATCACCATGACCACCGCACTGGCGTCGCTGCTGAGCGGCCGCCAGGTGCGCACGGACGTGGCGATGACCGGCGAGGTCTCACTGACGGGACGGGTGCTGCCCATCGGCGGCGTCAAGCAGAAGCTGCTCGCGGCGCACCGTGCCGGCGTCACGACCGTCGTGATCCCCAAGCGGAACGAGCCCGACCTGGACGACGTGCCGGAAGAGGTGCTGGAGGGACTGGACGTGCGTCCGCTCTCCGACATCCGCCAGGTGCTCGAACTGGCCCTGACACCGGCCGAGTCCGGTTGCCTCGACGCCGGACGGGAGTTTCCGGTGGCGGCCTGA